The Intestinibaculum porci DNA window ATTCATGAATGAAGACTCAGCGGAAAACTTAAAACATACGCCAGATAAGTTCTTTGTCCCATTTGGTACAAACATTAAAGAACATATCGCAGCGCAGCCAATCATTCATCCATTTACGAAGAAAACCTTAGAAAAGATCATCGGTGAAGCCTTCAAAACGCAGCATTCTGAAGATATCAGTGTCATGCTTGATAAGATGAAAAACCAGGGTTACCATTACTCAACAGTGGCTGGTTTAACCGTATCCGTTGCCGATATCCAGATCCCTCAGAAGAAATACGTCTTATTCGATGAAGCTGATGACCAGCTGGAAGTTATTAAGAAGTTATACGCCAAAGGGAAATTAACAGAATCTGAACGTTATAATGCCGTCATCAAATTATGGACTGACATTAAAGACCGTGTTCAGGATGTCGTACAGGAAGAGTTCGTCTCTGACGTTACGAACCCAATCTTCATCATGTCAGACTCTGGTGCCCGTGGTAACATCTCGAACTTCACTCAGCTCGTAGGTATGCGAGGCTTAATGTCTAACCCTAAGGGTGAAACGATCGAATTACCAATCAAGTCAGCCCTCCGTGAAGGGTTAACGGCATCCGAATTCTTCATTTCGACTCATGGTGCCCGTAAAGGTTCTACCGATACGGCCTTAAAGACTGCCGATTCAGGTTACTTAACGCGTCGTCTTGTCGATGTTGCGCAGGAAGTTGTTGTAACAGAAGAAGACTGTGGAACAGACCGCGGCTTCAAAGTTAGTGCTTTATACAATGCCGATGGTTCAGAAATCGTTGGTTTATCTAACCGTTTAATCGGTCGTACATCATTAAAAGATATCGTTAATCCACAGACTGGTGAAGTCATCGTGGCTGCAAATCAGTTAATGAATGAAAATGATGCAAAAGCCGTTGTCGATGCCGGCATTGAAGAAGTAGAAATTCGTTCTATCTTCGGCTGTCGTGCTAAAGACGGTGTCTGCTGCAAATGTTACGGTCGTAACTTAGCAACGGGTGAACCAGTAGAAGTCGGTGAAACTGTCGGTGTTATGGCCGCTCAGTCAATCGGTGAACCTGGTACTCAGTTAACAATGCGTACCTTCCATCAGGGCGGGGTTGCCGGTGATGCCGATATCACTCAGGGGTTACCTCGTGTACAGGAATTATTTGAAGCCAGAAATCCAAAGGCAAAATCTATCATCTCTGAAATCAGCGGTGAAGTTACTAACATTATCGATAATGCCGGCCGTGCCGAAGTCGTTGTCTCTAACGATTTAGAAACAAAGAGCTACTTAGCACCATATGGTGCAAAACTCCGCGTTGCGGTAGGCGATCAGGTTGAAGTTGGTGGTAAGATTACTGAAGGTTCTATCGATCCTAAGGAATTATTATCCGTAGCTTCAATGGAAGCTGTTGAAAACTACATCCTGAAGGAAGTTCAGAAAGTTTACTCACTTCAGGGTATCGATATTTCCGATAAACATATCGAAATTATCGTCCGTCAGATGATGAAACGTATGCGTATCATCGATGGCGGTGACACTGGCGTCTTACCAGGTAAACATGTCAATGTCCAGGAATTTACAAACCTGAACAGACAGGCTTTAAAAGAAGGCAAACGTCCAGCAGTTGGTCGTCCAATCTTACTTGGTATCACGAAGGCTTCCTTAGATACTGACTCTTGGTTAGCAAGTGCTTCCTTCCAGGAAACAACACGTATCTTAACGGATGCAGCCATCAAGGGTAAAGTTGATCATCTGAAGGGCTTAAAGGAAAATGTCATTATTGGTCACTTATTACCAGCTGGTACTGGTTTAAGAGGTCCATTAAAATCTCCTGAAACCATCGCTCAGGAAAAAGAAGAAGCAGAACGCTTAGCAGAACTCAAGAAGAGTGAAGATGAAGCACCATACTTCGATCCTGATGATGCAACCTTCAATGAACCAGAGGAATTCATCCCTCATAATAAATAAGAAATTAGGCATAGCTTAACGGCTATGTCTTTTCTTTCGCTCAAAATTAGTAAAAAGCTAAGGGAATAATAACGAGACAAGTCATACCGATATTCGCTATAGAGATATGAAATGTTTCACATATTTCACTTCTATACTCATAAGTGAGGTGAATGAAATGAAACGAAAAACCAAAAACATCATCGCTACGCTCTTACTGTGTTTATCAGTAAGCAGTATTGGCGGGATGATGTTTTATATTTATACGAAAAATCATCCTAAGAAACAGGGTGGGACACCACCATCGATTGCGCAAAAAATGCCTAGTAATAATACGCTGCAGGGTATGGAGCAAAACGGCAGTCAGAGTCAGCCAAAACAAATGAAAACCAGTCAAAGCTTAGCGATCTATTATTACTTAGCGATGGGGATGGAATCATTTGTGGCCGTCGGCTCAGTCTTCTATCTGATTGTTAGTAAAGGTTCTAAACGGAAGGTGAGTGAAGCGATGAAAACATGGCAAACAAAAGCAATGGGTATTTCTTTATTAGCCGTTGTTACGGGCGGCTTTACGTTTAGTGAAGCGTATATTGCCAATCATTATCTTATTCAGGCGAAATCAATGCAGGCACCTGGTAATGGATCATCACAAAATGGTATGCCAAGTGGTCAGGCACCCTCTTCAAAGAGTTCATCAACGACGAAGGCGAGCGGAAAGACCACAGTGACAGGGACGAAAACCATAACCGGCAGTCAGACATCTTCGAAGCGTGATCAGAATGCGATTCTCGTAAAGAAAGGGGCAACGGCCACCATTAAAAATGCGACCGTGAAGAAAACCGGAGCTTCTTCAAATACGGAAGCTTCTGATTTTAGTGGTGTGAATGCGGCCATCTTAGCGCAAAATGGCAGTGCAAATATTACAAATACAACCATTGCAACAAGCGCTAGAGGGGCGAATGCCGTTTTTGCGACTGGCAGTAAAGCGAAGATTTATATGAGTCATTCTACCATTAAAACGACAGGTTCAGACTCTAGCCGCGGCCTAGATGCCACATATGGCGGAACCATTATTGGCAAGAACTTAACGATTTCTACAACCGGCGGCAGCTGTGCGACGTTAGCGACTGATCGTGGTGAAGGAACTGTTAAAGTGACGTCTTCTAAATTAACAACAAAAGGTGCTGGGTCACCGCTGATCTACTCAACGGGCAACATTAGTGCGACGAAAACGACTGGCACAGCCTATGGAGCACAAATTGTGGTTGTTGAAGGAAAAAACCAAGCGACTGTGAATAATGCGACGTTAAGTGCCAGTGGTAAGGGTAATCGTGACCGTATTGATCAGGCTGGGGTGATGCTTTATCAGTCTATGTCAGGCGATGCGAAAAGCGGCGTTGCCACATTTACAGCCAATAACAGTAACTTATCCATCTTAAAATCATCGGCTTATTATAAGAGTGCACCAATGTTCTTTGTGACAAATACGGAAGCTGTGATTAATCTGAATAACACGAAGTTAAACTTTGGTTCAGGGACGTTATTATCAGTTAAAGGCACGAGTGCCTGGGGGACGAGCGGGCAAAATGGCGGTCATGTCACGCTTAATGCGAAAAAACAGACTTTAACGGGTAATATTACAGCCGATTCAATTTCTACGGTTTCGATCAAACTGATGAATAGTACTTATAAAGGAGCCATCGATACCAAGAATAAAGCGAAGAAGGTCACTTTAACATTAGACAAGAGTTCTAAAATCACGTTAACGGGAGATACGTATGTGACATTTTTAAAAGATGCTGATACAACTTACAGTAATATTAACTTCAATGGCTATAAGTTATATGTGAATGGCAAAGCCATCAATTAGAGGAGTGAGCACTCCTCTTTTTGCGTGAAATACTTTTTTGAATCAAGTATAATAGAGGGAAAGGGGAGATGTTTATGAGAAAGACGATTGCCTGGTATCGCAGCCATGATCCGATGACGCAAGTGAAATTAAAGAGTGTCTTAGATCAGGATATCAGTGAGTTTCAAAATGCATCACTATCAGTTTTAGTGATCACGCTCAAAGAGTTAGGCAGCATGTATGATCTCAGTGGCAGTGATTTTGGGGATCAGGTTATTAAAGAGCTGGTGCGTTTAGCATCTTGTTTCTTTAATGAGGATTATATCTATAAGGATGGTTATAATAGTTTTATTATTCTCGATCATAGTGATCAGTTTAGTGATCGTTTGACGCGCTTTAAAGATAATGTCAGTCATTATGAAATCAATCATTATCGTGTTTATACAACCCTCCAGTTCGGTTTTGTGCAGGCATATCTGACTGCTCCGGCGATGATCTATGAGCTGATTGCAAAAGCCCGTCGCAATCAGGATCACGCGCAGCCGCATAAAGAGAAAACTGCCATCAGTCCTGCTTTTGAAGAAAGTGACTTAGATAGTCAGACGGGCCTTTTAACCATGGACGCTTTTACCCGCTATGCGACAGCGCAGGTCGAAAAGACGGATTTGGTGGCTTATCATATGATTATCTGTTTCTTTGATATTTCGCGCTTTAAACGGTTTAATAAGCGTTATGGTTATGAAGCCGGAAATACGATGATGCGGATGATGGTCAAGATGTTAAAACAGTATTTTCCCGAATGTTTGATTGCCCATTTATCAGCTGATCGCTTTGTTGTGTTATGTCCAGAGCAGGGCATTGAGGATCTGCTTCATCAGATCAATGTCACTTTTGATGAATACTATTTTGATAAGGATGTTACGATTCATACGGGCATTTATCGCATCCGCGAGATTACCCGCATTACCACCGCGATTGACCGGGCCCGTTTAGCAGCTTCGACGATCCAGGAGGGCAGTCGTGAGCGGGTGCGCTATTTTGATGAAGAAACACGTAAGCAGCTGTTATTTGAATCCTATGTTGTCGAGCACTTAGAAGAAGCCATACAGAAAGGTGATATTAAAGTGTATTATCAGCCTATCTATCGGGTTAGAACGCATAAGATTGCCGGTTTAGAAGCGGCTCCGCGCTGGCATCGTGTGCATGATCAAATTCTTGAGCCGAAGGATTTTGCCCCTATTCTTGAAAAGCATCATATGATTCATATTTTAGATACCTATATGATTAAACAGGTATGCAAAGATTATGCGGAATTTCGTAACTTTGATGGGGTGATGGAGCCTTTTTCACTCAATATCTCAGTTAATGATTTTGAGTTTTGTGATATGATTGATCTTTTAAATAAGGAAACAGCGCTCTACGAAATTCCCCGCAATAATGTGCGTATTGAACTGACTGCTAATAAAGTACTTTTCAAAGATCAGTATGTGATTGAAGAGTTAGAGCGTCTAAAGTATTTAGGCTATGAATTATGGCTAGAAGATTATGGCGATTTCATCTCTAATTATAAGTTATTCTCTGATGAACTTTTTAATGCCTTTAAGCTCGATGCGCAGGATTTAGATCATTTTGATCATGATGATCAAGTCATTATGCAGGCACAGATTTTAACAGCGAAACGTTTAGGCATTCGCACGATTATGAAAGGTGTTACTACTAAGCAAATTAGTGATTTGGTTGCCCAGTTAGGCATTGATTATATGCAGGGATCTTATTTCAAAGAATATGCTGTGTATTCAAGAATGCATCCCCGCTACAATAATTTGGATTTTGAATTGCCCGCTGAATATCATTATCAGGAAGCCATCAGCCGCCAGCCTTTATATGAAGCACCTGATCAGGCTTGCTGCATCGTTGAAGTAGAACATCATTTTAAAAAATTTCTGGCGATGAATGGGGCTTTCCAATCCTTATGGCATAATCTGCAGGTGAGCAGCATCAGCGCCTTAGAAGATCTTTTCAATCATAAACCGCAAGTCTTTAAAAAGAATATGCGGATGATTGTCAATGAAGCGAAACGCCATCAGCAGCCGCAGCTTTTTAGTGTGATTGTCAATACGTTTTTAGTGGAAGGGGAGCTTTCGGCGATTGCCTCAATGAAAACCAAAGAAGCGTATATGATTCGCATCAGACAGGTGAAGGTCGCCGCAACGGATGATCGGCCAGAAAAACTGCTGGAGTATTTAGCGAGCCGTTATGAGCAGGCGTATTTATATCAGCCGAGTCGTGATCAGGCAACGCCGATCTTACATAACAGCTCTCTCCATGATAATGTTTTACAGGCGAGTGCCCTGATGAATTTCTTTGTTGATCATCAGCTCTATCCGGAGGAAGAGGAACACTATCGTCAGTTTATGTCTTCTAAGTCTCTGTTAAGTCGGATTTATAGTTCACCAAGTCAGTGCGTCGAAGATAACTTTCGTATTCTTGATGAAGATGGTCATTATCCATTAAAACGGATTACCATTTCGCTTTGTGAAGATGGCAAGGATCCCTTGCTGCTATATACTATTTCGTCTCCGCGCACGCAAACGTCCTATGCGAAAAGTCTGACAAATAAAGGCGGCTTTTCTTACAGTAATCTCTTTGATAATATTCTCCATCAGTTAAAAATTGGCATCTTCTGGAAAGATCGTGACCGCCGCTTCGTCGGAACAAATCGCACTTTCCTCAAGTATTTCGGTTTTGCCTCAGAAAAAGAGTTACTGGGCAAACGGGATGAGGATTTAGGTTATCACTTAGATCCGATGCAGTTTAAAGAAGATGAAGAGCATGTCATTAACGAAGGGGCAACGATTATTAATCGCGAAGGCATCTGTGTAGTCGATGGCAACTTACGTAAGATTCGTAACTTTAAACTGCCCATTTATGAGCAGGGAGAGATTATTGGTTTATTTGGCTGCTTTGAGGATGTGACGGATCGCAGTATTATCGTGAAGAACTTTCTAAATTATCAGGATCAAGTCACGAAGTGTGCCAATAAGACAGGCTTAGAGATTGCTTTAGATCAGTATATTAAGGAATATACACTCAATCATATTGATTTTAGTTATATCTGTTTGTCCATTGATAATTTAAAGGTGATGATTCATGATGAAGGCATGGATCAGGTGAATATCTTATTAAAGAAGATTGCGGATGTTTTAAAGAAATTAGTACGTAATCAAGGCTTAGTGGCTTATATTTATGGCGATCTGTTTGTCGTCATCAGTCAGGAGACAAATCAGCAGGCGATTGCTGATACGATTTGTTTAATGGGTGAACGGATTCAGGAAATTGTCGTCAGCGGATCACGGTTAACGCCCTATTTGACGAGTGCTTATGCTTTATATAGTGAAGCGGAGAACCAAAGCGCTATTGATGATCTGGTTTTAAAACGGTTATTAGAAAATAAGCAGGAAATGAAAAAGAAGCGGGAAGAGAATATGGTGAAACAGTCTCTTTCTACTTATTTGGAGATTGTGAAAAGCTATGAAGCCGTCTTTACGCATATTATCATTATGGATGAAGATTTGCAGATCTTACATCAGGTACATACCTTCCCTCATGTTCATGACTATCTGATGAGTGAAGATGTTGGTTATGATCTGCAGACACAAAAGCATCATAATACGTATTCGGGTATTGAAATGATCGATGGGGAATCGTATTACTGTGTTACGAAGTGGCAGGAACTTGGTCATCGCGGTTATATTATTGAATTATCTAAGAAAGTAGAGATGTGATCATCTTTACTTTCTTTTACGTTAAGCAAATAGGTATTCGCAGACGTTATACAGCGATGTTAAAGAGGTGAGAAGATATACGTATTTTTCTTAAAAAAGTATTGTTCTGCTCATATAAAAGTGCTATATTAAACGCACGGGTTCGTTGATTTAAAAAAGAGTAAAAAAAGTGTTGACTTCAGGTAGTCAATTATGTATTATATCAAAGGTGCTTGTTGACAAGCATTATTTTATAACTGAATTTTTGAAACACCCGGAATTGTGTGTTAGAAAAGAAAGGAGAAAACAATGCCTACAATTAATCAGTTAGTTAGAAAAGGACGTAGTGAAAAAGTTAAGAAATATAAATCTCCAGCATTACAGAGAGGTTATAACTCATTAGCTAAGAAAGCTACTAAGGTTGCTTCACCTCAGAAGCGTGGAGTTTGTACACGTGTGGCTACTATGACACCTAAAAAACCAAACTCAGCTTTACGTAAATATGCCAGAGTTAGATTATCTAACGGTTTAGAAGTAACAGCTTATATCCCAGGAATTGGTCACAACTTACAGGAACACTCAGTTGTATTAATTCGTGGTGGACGTGTAAAGGACTTACCAGGGGTTCGTTACCATATTATCCGTGGTACTATGGACTGCGCTGGTGTTAAAGATCGTGCACAGGGCCGTTCTCGTTACGGAACTAAAAAACCAAAGAAATAAAATAGGAGGAATTGCTAATGTCTAGAAAAGGACGTATTGCTAAGAGAGATGTATTACCTGATCCAGTTTACAATAGCAAAACTATTACTAAATTAATCAATAACATCATGCTCGATGGTAAAAAAGGTGTCGCTCAGAACATCTTATATAACGCATTTAAAGAAGTAGAAGCTAAGACTGGCAAACCAGCTATGGAAGTTTTTGATGCTGCAATCAATAACATCATGCCTGTTCTTGAATTAAAAGTAAGACGAGTTGGTGGTGCTAACTACCAGGTCCCAGTTGAAGTTTCACCAGAAAGAAGATTAACATTAGGTTTAAGATGGTTAACTCAGTATTCTCGTTTAAGAAATGAAAATACGATGATTGATCGTTTAGCTAATGAAATCATTGATGCTTCTAACGGTACCGGCGCTGCTGTTAAGAAGAAAGATGATACTCATAAAATGGCTGAAGCCAACAAAGCTTTCGCACATTTCCGTTGGTAATATCATTTTATATATAGAAGAAATATTTAAAAGGAGAAAATTATGGCTCGTGAATTTCCACTAGAAAAAACACGTAATATCGGGATCATGGCTCATATCGATGCTGGTAAAACCACAACGACTGAACGTGTCCTCTATTACACTGGTAAAATCCATAAGATTGGTGAAACACACGATGGTGCTTCACAGATGGACTGGATGGAACAGGAACAGGAACGTGGTATCACTATCACTTCCGCTGCCACTACTGCGCATTGGAAAGGTTACAGAATTAACATTATCGATACACCGGGTCACGTTGACTTCACAGTCGAAGTTGAAAGATCTTTACGTGTATTAGATGGTGCTGTTACTGTCCTTGACTCTAAGGCAGGGGTTGAACCTCAGACTGAAACAGTTTGGAGACAGGCTACAACTTATGGTGTACCTCGTATCGTATTCTCTAACAAAATGGATGCGACAGGTGCAGACTTCATTATGTCTTTAGAATCAATCGGTAAACGTTTAGGCGCTAATGCCGTAGCAATTCAGTTACCAATCGGTGCTGAATCAACATTCGAAGGCGTTATTGACTTAGTGACTATGAAAGCATTATATTTCGAAGGTGCTGAAGGGATCGAAGTCATTGAAAAAGAAATTCCTGATGAATACAAAGATCAGGCACAGGAATACCATGAAAAGATGTTAGAAGCTGCTGCATCATTTGATGATGATTTATTAATGCAGGTTCTTGAAGGTGAAGAACCAGACATCGCACAGGTAAAGGCTGCCATCCGTAAAGGGACATTAGCAGTTGAATTATTCCCTGTATTATGTGGTTCCGCTTATAAAGATAAAGGTGTTCAGCCAATGTTAGATGCTGTTATCGATTACTTACCAGCACCTACTGATGTCCCTTCAATCAAGGGTACAGATGCTGAAGGCAACGAAGTAGATCGTCATCCATCAGATGATGAACCATTCGCAGCTTTAGCATTCAAAGTTATGACTGACCCATATGTAGGGAAATTAACATTCTTCCGTGTTTATTCAGGTACTGCTGAATCAGGAACTTATGTATTAAACTCTACAAAAGATAAGAGAGAACGTTTAGGACGTATCTTACAGATGCACGCTAACCACCGTAAAGAAATCGATAAGGTTTATGCTGGTGATATCGCTGCCGCTGTAGGTTTCAAAAATACAACGACTGGTGATACTCTTTGTGATGAAAACAACTTCGTTATCTTAGAGAAGATGGAATTCCCAGAACCAGTAATCGAATTAGCTATTGAACCAAAAACAAAAGCTGATAACGATAAATTAGGTATCGCTTTAGCTAAGTTAGCTGAAGAAGATCCAACTTTCAGAACATCAACAAACCCTGAAACTGGTGATACAATCATCGCTGGTATGGGTGAATTACACTTAGACGTCATCGTTGACCGTTTAAAACGTGAATTCAACGTAGTCGCTAACGTTGGTGCTCCTCAGGTTGCTTACCGTGAAACAATCACAAAAGCAGCTGATGTTGAAGGTAAGTTCATCAGACAGTCTGGTGGTCGTGGTCAGTATGGTCACGTTTGGATCAAATTTGAACCAAACCCAGGCAAAGGCTTTGAATTCGTTGACGCAGTAGTCGGCGGGGCTGTCCCAAGAGAATACATTGGTTCAGTTAAACAGGGTCTTGAAGAAGCATTAAATAATGGTATCATCGCTGGTTATCCAGTCTTAGATATTAAAGCGACATTATTCGATGGTTCTTACCATGATGTCGATTCATCTGAACAGGCATACAAGATCGCTGCTTCTATGGCATTAAAGAACTCTGCTAAGAAGTGTGATCCAGTTATCTTAGAACCAATCATGAAGGTTGAAGTGACTGCTCCAGCTGAATACTTAGGTTCAGTTATGGGTGATATCTCATCTCGTCGTGGTATGATCGATGGTCAGGAAGAAAGAGGTAACGCTGTTATGGTTGAAGCTTCTGTACCACTTTCTGAAATGTTCGGTTATGCAACTGACTTACGTTCATTCACTCAGGGCCGTGGTAACTACACTATGCAGTTCAACCGTTATGAACAGGTACCTAAGTCAATTCGTGAAAAGATCATTAAAGAAAAAGGCGGAAAAGAAGACTAATTCTTTCACGCAAACCGTTTTGTGAGTGGTAAGTCGGTGACTTATCACTTGCAAGGCATGAAAAGTCATGAATTATATTGCTTTTTAGCAGTAATTCATATAGAATGTATATGTAAAATTTTAAGTAATTAATAGGAGGAAGACCTTAAATGGCAAAAGAACATTTTAACCGTGGTAAAGTCCATGTAAACGTTGGTACTATCGGTCACGTTGACCATGGTAAAACTACATTAACTGCTGCAATCACTAAATACCTTTCTGAAAAAGGTATGGCTAAATTCGAAGATTACAGCCAGATCGATGCCGCTCCAGAAGAAAAGGAACGTGGTATCACAATCAACACTGCACACGTTGAATACGAAACTGAACATCGTCACTATGCACACGTTGACTGTCCGGGCCATGCTGACTACATCAAGAACATGATCACTGGTGCAGCTCAGATGGATGGTTCTATCTTAGTTGTTGCTGCAACTGATGGACCTATGCCACAGACAAGAGAACATATCTTATTATCTCGTCAGGTTGGTGTACCTTACATCATCGTATTCTTAAACAAATGCGATATGGTTGATGACGAAGAATTAATCGACTTAGTAGAAATGGAAGTTCGTGAATTATTAAATGAATACGACTTCCCAGGTGATGATACTCCAATCATCCGTGGTTCAGCTTTAAAAGCACTTGAAGGCGATCCAAAATGGACTCCTGCAATCCAGGAATTATTAGACACAATGGATTCTTATATCCCTGATCCAGTCAGAGATACTGATAAACCATTCTTAATGCCAGTTGAAGACGTATTCACAATCACTGGTCGTGGTACTGTTGCTACTGGTAGAGTAGAACGTGGTCAGTTAAACTTAAATGATCCAATCGAAATCGTTGGTATCAAAGAAACTCAGCAGTCAGTAGCTACTGGTATCGAAATGTTCCGTAAGTTATTAGACTACGCAATCGCTGGTGACAACGTTGGTGTCTTATTAAGAGGTATCAACCGTGATCAGATCGAAAGAGGTCAGGTTATCGCTAAACCTGGTTCAGTTCACCCACATAAGAAATTCAAATCTCATGTCTACATCTTAACTAAAGATGAAGGTGGACGTCATACTCCTTTCTTCGCTAACTATCGTCCTCAGTTCTATTTCAGAACTACTGACATCACTGGTGTTATTGAATTACCAGAAGGCGTAGAAATGGTTATGCCTGGCGACAACGTTGAATTAGACGTAGAATTAATTCACCCAATCGCTATCGAAAACGGTACTCGTTTCTCTATCCGTGAAGGTGGTAGAACTGTTGGTGCTGGTAACGTTACTGAAATCGTTGAATAAGAGTAACATGCAAGAAGGTATCCTTAGGGATATCTTCTTTTTTGGCGCCTTATATTTAAAATGGTATATTTAAACTTACGCATATTGAATTTATAGAAATTTTTGAACAGAAAATGCGCTGATTTTCTTCTAGGGTTTTAATAGCAAATACAGGCTGCTGAGAAGAGTCTTATAGGCAGCAAATTAACTTTTAATACTTATTGG harbors:
- the rpoC gene encoding DNA-directed RNA polymerase subunit beta', which codes for MASNTNFSAIRIGLASPDKIREWSHGEVKKPETINYRSQKPEKDGLFCERIFGPMKDWECACGKYKKIRYKGVVCDRCGVEVTKSSVRRERMGHIELATPVAHIWYLKGIPSRMGLILDMPAKQLEEIIYFVSYVVTDKGTTPLEYKQVLSERDYRNCYEKFGDQFEAKIGAEAIKVLLQKVDLDEEFEKVNKELREAQGQKRQKLLKRLDAIEAFRSSHNQPEWMILDVLPVIPPDLRPMLQLDGGRFATSDLNDLYRRVITRNNRLKKLLELGTPSIIVQNEKRMLQEAVDALIDNGRRSKPITGAGGRPLKSLSHTLKGKQGRFRQNLLGKRVDYSGRSVIAVGPTLKMYQCGIPREMALNLFKPFVISGLVRDQIAQNIKAAERMIDKMDDAIWPVVEEVINTHPVLLNRAPTLHRLGIQAFEPILVEGRAIRLHPLMCPAFNADFDGDQMAVHVPLGEEAIQEARQLMRGDHNILGPKDGKPIVTPSQDMVLGNYYLTTEVAGKIGEGTVFADVNEVLMAYDAKTVHLHTRCAIRGASLHNKTFTEEQNNAYLITSVGKIIFNQIFDGEFPFMNEDSAENLKHTPDKFFVPFGTNIKEHIAAQPIIHPFTKKTLEKIIGEAFKTQHSEDISVMLDKMKNQGYHYSTVAGLTVSVADIQIPQKKYVLFDEADDQLEVIKKLYAKGKLTESERYNAVIKLWTDIKDRVQDVVQEEFVSDVTNPIFIMSDSGARGNISNFTQLVGMRGLMSNPKGETIELPIKSALREGLTASEFFISTHGARKGSTDTALKTADSGYLTRRLVDVAQEVVVTEEDCGTDRGFKVSALYNADGSEIVGLSNRLIGRTSLKDIVNPQTGEVIVAANQLMNENDAKAVVDAGIEEVEIRSIFGCRAKDGVCCKCYGRNLATGEPVEVGETVGVMAAQSIGEPGTQLTMRTFHQGGVAGDADITQGLPRVQELFEARNPKAKSIISEISGEVTNIIDNAGRAEVVVSNDLETKSYLAPYGAKLRVAVGDQVEVGGKITEGSIDPKELLSVASMEAVENYILKEVQKVYSLQGIDISDKHIEIIVRQMMKRMRIIDGGDTGVLPGKHVNVQEFTNLNRQALKEGKRPAVGRPILLGITKASLDTDSWLASASFQETTRILTDAAIKGKVDHLKGLKENVIIGHLLPAGTGLRGPLKSPETIAQEKEEAERLAELKKSEDEAPYFDPDDATFNEPEEFIPHNK
- the rpsG gene encoding 30S ribosomal protein S7 is translated as MSRKGRIAKRDVLPDPVYNSKTITKLINNIMLDGKKGVAQNILYNAFKEVEAKTGKPAMEVFDAAINNIMPVLELKVRRVGGANYQVPVEVSPERRLTLGLRWLTQYSRLRNENTMIDRLANEIIDASNGTGAAVKKKDDTHKMAEANKAFAHFRW
- a CDS encoding EAL domain-containing protein; translation: MRKTIAWYRSHDPMTQVKLKSVLDQDISEFQNASLSVLVITLKELGSMYDLSGSDFGDQVIKELVRLASCFFNEDYIYKDGYNSFIILDHSDQFSDRLTRFKDNVSHYEINHYRVYTTLQFGFVQAYLTAPAMIYELIAKARRNQDHAQPHKEKTAISPAFEESDLDSQTGLLTMDAFTRYATAQVEKTDLVAYHMIICFFDISRFKRFNKRYGYEAGNTMMRMMVKMLKQYFPECLIAHLSADRFVVLCPEQGIEDLLHQINVTFDEYYFDKDVTIHTGIYRIREITRITTAIDRARLAASTIQEGSRERVRYFDEETRKQLLFESYVVEHLEEAIQKGDIKVYYQPIYRVRTHKIAGLEAAPRWHRVHDQILEPKDFAPILEKHHMIHILDTYMIKQVCKDYAEFRNFDGVMEPFSLNISVNDFEFCDMIDLLNKETALYEIPRNNVRIELTANKVLFKDQYVIEELERLKYLGYELWLEDYGDFISNYKLFSDELFNAFKLDAQDLDHFDHDDQVIMQAQILTAKRLGIRTIMKGVTTKQISDLVAQLGIDYMQGSYFKEYAVYSRMHPRYNNLDFELPAEYHYQEAISRQPLYEAPDQACCIVEVEHHFKKFLAMNGAFQSLWHNLQVSSISALEDLFNHKPQVFKKNMRMIVNEAKRHQQPQLFSVIVNTFLVEGELSAIASMKTKEAYMIRIRQVKVAATDDRPEKLLEYLASRYEQAYLYQPSRDQATPILHNSSLHDNVLQASALMNFFVDHQLYPEEEEHYRQFMSSKSLLSRIYSSPSQCVEDNFRILDEDGHYPLKRITISLCEDGKDPLLLYTISSPRTQTSYAKSLTNKGGFSYSNLFDNILHQLKIGIFWKDRDRRFVGTNRTFLKYFGFASEKELLGKRDEDLGYHLDPMQFKEDEEHVINEGATIINREGICVVDGNLRKIRNFKLPIYEQGEIIGLFGCFEDVTDRSIIVKNFLNYQDQVTKCANKTGLEIALDQYIKEYTLNHIDFSYICLSIDNLKVMIHDEGMDQVNILLKKIADVLKKLVRNQGLVAYIYGDLFVVISQETNQQAIADTICLMGERIQEIVVSGSRLTPYLTSAYALYSEAENQSAIDDLVLKRLLENKQEMKKKREENMVKQSLSTYLEIVKSYEAVFTHIIIMDEDLQILHQVHTFPHVHDYLMSEDVGYDLQTQKHHNTYSGIEMIDGESYYCVTKWQELGHRGYIIELSKKVEM
- the rpsL gene encoding 30S ribosomal protein S12, translated to MPTINQLVRKGRSEKVKKYKSPALQRGYNSLAKKATKVASPQKRGVCTRVATMTPKKPNSALRKYARVRLSNGLEVTAYIPGIGHNLQEHSVVLIRGGRVKDLPGVRYHIIRGTMDCAGVKDRAQGRSRYGTKKPKK